From a region of the Calliphora vicina chromosome 4, idCalVici1.1, whole genome shotgun sequence genome:
- the LOC135958987 gene encoding uncharacterized protein LOC135958987: MAKKGGKDKGGKGGKDKKGKKGKKGKVEAKPEEPIVEKKEEPKEEKKEEPKEVVKEKVIDEPCIFNCAQDKVTYRPNSYPGLLAQPKTMAVVGSECGSYDSLCKLLHSGFRCADRVYAMVPWGNYVALRAHNDTKITYFLFDGCTCNVNRFRYLDLTCGTAGFLYFEEMHKLINYIIMSRSRREEIKNLKRCVVDDVCKEMYGTQHI; the protein is encoded by the coding sequence ATGGCCAAAAAGGGTGGCAAAGACAAAGGTGGCAAAGGCGGAAAAGACAAAAAgggtaaaaaaggtaaaaaggGCAAAGTCGAAGCAAAACCCGAAGAACCCATTGTCGAGAAGAAAGAAGAACCCAAGGAAGAAAAGAAAGAGGAGCCCAAAGAGGTAGTCAAAGAAAAAGTCATCGACGAACCCTGCATCTTCAATTGTGCTCAAGACAAGGTTACCTACCGGCCCAACTCTTATCCTGGTCTGCTGGCACAACCCAAAACCATGGCTGTGGTGGGCTCTGAATGTGGCAGTTATGACAGTTTATGTAAGCTATTACATTCAGGCTTTCGTTGTGCTGATCGTGTCTATGCCATGGTGCCGTGGGGCAATTATGTTGCCTTGCGTGCTCACAATGACACTAAAATTACGTATTTTCTCTTCGATGGCTGCACTTGCAATGTAAATCGTTTTCGTTATTTGGATTTAACTTGCGGCACTGctggttttttgtattttgaggAAATGCACAAGCTAATTAATTATATCATAATGTCAAGATCACGCAGGGAGGAGATCAAGAATTTGAAGCGCTGTGTGGTGGATGATGTGTGCAAGGAAATGTATGGCACGCAGCATATTTAG